The following nucleotide sequence is from Pseudarthrobacter psychrotolerans.
CGAAGCCACCGGCGCACCCAAGGCGCGCCCGCTTGGTTGTTCCGAGTCGCAGCGACCTGCTGCTGAAGAACTTCACGGAACTGATCGGCGGGCCGATGGGTGCCCGGTCGGCGCCCGGCCTCATCTCCCCCGGCGTTTTTACCGTGGAACGTGTCCTGATCATCCTGACCGTAGTGGCGGCGTTGGCCGGCATCGCGATCAAGGGTTACTGCCGGGCCAACGGCTGGTCGAGCCCCGGCCAGTTCTATTCCACGTGTTATTCGGACTTCCCGGAATTTTTCCGCAACCGCGGCCTGGGAGACGGCACGTTTCCGATCCTGAGCCCGGGATCTCTTTTTGAAGACCCCGTCCTGATGGGATTCATTGCCGGAGTGACTGCCTGGCTGGTCCCGGGCGAGGGTGCCAGTGACGCGCGGATCCTCGGTTACTTCGACGTTAATGCCACGCTCGTTGCAGCCGTGTGGATTGTCACAGTGTTGGCTACGGCCCGGATGTCACAGCGGCGCCCCTGGGATGCGGCCATGGTGGCGCTGGCACCCGGTATTGTGCTGGCCGGAACCATCAACTGGGATATGTGGGCCGTGGCCTTGTTGGCGCTGGGCATGCTGTGTTTTTCGCGTGAAAGGCTGGTCCTGGCCGGCACCCTCATCGGGCTCGCCGCAGCCACCAAGCCCTACGCCGCCCTGGTTCTCGGAGCCATCCTCCTGCTGGCCCTGCGTACCGGGCGGATCCGCGGGTTCCTGGTCACGGCCGGCGCCAGCGCGGCGGCCTGGCTGGCCATCAACGTACCTGTGGCGCTGTCCAACCCCTCCGGCTGGGGCTACTTCTTCAGGTTCACTGAGACGAGGGAAGTCGGCTATGGGTCATTGTGGTTCGCGTACAACCTGGTGGCCCGGCGGCTGCGCTGGCCGGTGCTCGATCCCGCAACCATCAACTGGCTGGCGCTGGCCGTGTTCCTGCTGGCCTGCGCCATGATTGCCGCGGTGGCGCTCACAGCAGCACGCCGGCCGCGGCTGGCCCAGTTGGCGTTCCTCGTCGTGGGTGCCTTCATCCTCACCAGTAAGGTCTATTCGCCACAGCATGTCCTGTGGCTCATCCCGCTGGTGGCGCTGGCCCGGCCGCGGTGGCGGGATTTTCTCATTTGGCAGGGCGTCGAAGGCCTGCACTGGGCAGCCGTCTGGATGTATCTGGGCCAGGTGACCAGCCAGGGCCCGACGCAGCACAATATTGATATGCCCTACTACGTCCTGGCGGTAGCAGCACATATGCTTGTAACGGCATATTTGATGTTCCGTGTTGTGTGGGACATTTATGATCCGGACTACGATCCCGTCCGCCGCCATCACCTGGATGATCCGCAGGGAGGGCCGTTCAACGGCCTGCCGGACTGGTTGCGGTTCAGCCCCCGCCATCCCTCATTCGCGGTGCTCCCCTGGCGGGCGAGACACCATGCCTGACGTCGCCGTCGTCGGGTCCGGACCCAACGGGCTGGCCGCAGCCGCCGTGATGGCCCGCGCCGGCCTTTCCGTCGAAGTCCACGAGGCGGCAGACACCATCGGAGGCGGCACGCGCACCGCGGAACTGATGCAGCCGGGGCACCTCCATGACATCTGCTCGGCCGTGCACCCCATGGCGCTGGCGTCCCCCTTCTTCCGTGACTTCGAGCTGGCACGCCGGATAGACCTGGTGGTCCCGGAGCTTTCGTTCGGATCACCGCTCGACGGCGGGCGGGCGGCCCTCGGCTACCACAGCCTCGAACGGACGGTCCAAGGCCTGGGCCGGGACGGCGACGCCTACCGCCGGCTCCTTGGCCCGCTCGTTGACCGCATTGACGGCGTGATGGACCTGACGCAGCACCAGCTGCTCAGGATCCCCCGGGATCCCCTGGCGGTGGCGCTCTTCGGGCTGCGGACGCTGGAGCAGGGATCGCGGCTGTGGAACACGCGGTTCAACAGTGACCTTGCGCCTGCACTGCTCAGCGGCGTGGCCGCCCATGCGGTCTCGCAGC
It contains:
- a CDS encoding glycosyltransferase 87 family protein — translated: MQETKPPAHPRRARLVVPSRSDLLLKNFTELIGGPMGARSAPGLISPGVFTVERVLIILTVVAALAGIAIKGYCRANGWSSPGQFYSTCYSDFPEFFRNRGLGDGTFPILSPGSLFEDPVLMGFIAGVTAWLVPGEGASDARILGYFDVNATLVAAVWIVTVLATARMSQRRPWDAAMVALAPGIVLAGTINWDMWAVALLALGMLCFSRERLVLAGTLIGLAAATKPYAALVLGAILLLALRTGRIRGFLVTAGASAAAWLAINVPVALSNPSGWGYFFRFTETREVGYGSLWFAYNLVARRLRWPVLDPATINWLALAVFLLACAMIAAVALTAARRPRLAQLAFLVVGAFILTSKVYSPQHVLWLIPLVALARPRWRDFLIWQGVEGLHWAAVWMYLGQVTSQGPTQHNIDMPYYVLAVAAHMLVTAYLMFRVVWDIYDPDYDPVRRHHLDDPQGGPFNGLPDWLRFSPRHPSFAVLPWRARHHA